The sequence ACCCACTTGCAGGATGCTTACCTTTAATAATTCAATTACCAGTATTATGGGCTGTTTTTTATGTTTTCAGGGCATATCCTTTTGGGAGTGCTACATTCTTAGGGCTGACTTTGTCTAAGGTTGTAAAGGATGCAAATCCGGTATATATTGGCTTATTATTTGCAATAGTATCCGGCGCAACTACGTATATTTCAACATGGCTGTTGACACCTAAAAATCAGGAACCTTCAGCGATGTCATCGAGCAGTACGAACTTTATAATGTCCGCTTTTTTTGGCTGGGTAAGCTGGACAATGCCTGCAGGACTTGTAGTATACTGGATTGTCAACAATATATTTCAGCTTGTAATACAATATTCGTTGAATGAGGCTATGTACAAGAAGTTAAAATCAAAATAGGCAGGATTAACCTTTTATAGGGGAGGTGAATTTTTCCTGTGAATAAGACAATAGAAGCGACAGGTAAAAATACTGATGAGGCTATAGAGAATGCTATAAATGAATTAAATGTATCGAGAAAAAATGTCGATGTGGAAGTTCTGGAAAAGGGAAGCAAGGGTTTTTTCGGAATAATCGGTTCGAAATTGGCCAGAGTTAGGGTAACCGTTAAAAATGATTATGAATATGAGGCAAGATCTTTTTTAAAAAATGTTTTGAATTCAATGGGCATAGAATCAGAGATAGAAATCGTGGATGAAGATAGTGAATTGAAGATAAATATTTCAGGCAAAAATATGGGGATACTTATAGGACATAGGGGGGAGACCTTAGATTCCTTGCAGTATCTTACAAGCCTGGTGATAAACAAAAATAATACGGACGGAGAGTATAAAAGGGTCGTTATAGATACTGAA comes from Clostridiales bacterium and encodes:
- the jag gene encoding RNA-binding cell elongation regulator Jag/EloR, which gives rise to MNKTIEATGKNTDEAIENAINELNVSRKNVDVEVLEKGSKGFFGIIGSKLARVRVTVKNDYEYEARSFLKNVLNSMGIESEIEIVDEDSELKINISGKNMGILIGHRGETLDSLQYLTSLVINKNNTDGEYKRVVIDTENYRHKREETLIKLANRLAIKVRTTNTRVVLEPMNPYERRIIHSALQNNPYVFTHSEGEEPYRKVIIELRK
- a CDS encoding YidC/Oxa1 family membrane protein insertase, which codes for MQAITNILTDVFKWIHMLVPSYGIDIILFTLLIKIVLLPFNIAQTRSTVKTQMIQPKLKEIQKKYKNDPKKLQEAQLELYKSEGVNPLAGCLPLIIQLPVLWAVFYVFRAYPFGSATFLGLTLSKVVKDANPVYIGLLFAIVSGATTYISTWLLTPKNQEPSAMSSSSTNFIMSAFFGWVSWTMPAGLVVYWIVNNIFQLVIQYSLNEAMYKKLKSK